The stretch of DNA ATTGGTTTCGGTTTTTGAGATAGCCGAATCGAATAAATCTATAGTAGGCGATAACATAGATACCGTTGGGGTATTGGTGGAATTAAAACTCCCCATATTCTGATTGACTGGTCTTTGGCCAGAAGTCTTGATAGGCGATGACTGAAGGGGGAATAAAAGCAACTCGGAACTTGAACGGGGCATGATTGGGGTAAGTTGTTCGGTACTGCAAGGCAACGAGTTCTGATCCTCAGGGTCGTATGGCAGCAATACCACCTCTTTCGACACTGATGAGCGCTGAGAGTCGGATGGTGGTTGGATGCGTGATGGCGAACTTTGGTCACTTTTTAATTTGGTGGCGAACGATGTCACCCTGGGGCAAAGATCAAGGGGATCATTTAAAGGATTGGAGGGATCATCCGTACTTTTTTTCAGTTTGGCAAACTTCGAGCGGAGTCGAGTCGAAAATGATCGTTTCAAAACCATGGTAGTTTTGTATTCAAATACACCACGATGATAACGAAGTTCAACCAAATATAGATTGAAATATGATAATTTGATGAGTTCGGTCGCAAAAAAGCACAACTACTTTTTTTCTGTGAAATAACGGTCggctgtgaaaaaaaaaggaGCACCGCCACCACTTCGGACATTATTATTACCCTTTTTGGGTAATATCCGCCACAAACTTGGATCAAAAGAGCGAAATTTTGCCACAACGCGTAGATCTAGACCACAACAATGTCTCTCAGTGTAGAGGTGTTTTAGATATAGGACTATAATTTTCATGCCTCTTTTTGTGGGCAGAGGGAGAGGAGAGGGAAAGGCCGTGCAAATTTCGGCGCATACAGGCTTTTACGGACTGAGGAGAGGGTATTGAATCACAGACAGTCTAGGATTGCATAGCTTACTTAAATTGTAACTAGTGATTTTCGAAACCTGCTTTTGTACCTAGGAGCTGTCCTGaaagcaaaatcaagagcGGCAAGGTCACTATTGcgattttattttttagcTCCTTGCTTCTGCGTAAATTAGTTTTTATTGCCGTAGGTGTTCATTCgttcaatttcaaaaaatcaaaacaTTTTCCTCAGCAGGTCCATCGATTTATGTTTTTTTAAAGACACACTGGCATCTGACAATAATCATCCCCTCCCACTTGACAACATTTTGCAGCAAAAATTGTTGTTTAGAACAATATTCGCCTAGTGGATCTCGTGTCTAAATTTCTGATAAAAGGGTTTACAGCAAATAAGAATTTGCATAAACCTTTCGTTTATTTCCTTGCATTCCTCAGCGGATCAGTTTTACACCTTGGCAAATGTCCACAAGACCAAACCACTCTTctcctgcagcagcagcagcactGGCAGCGTCCAATAATATGACCAACGCAAACGGATATCAGCAAAATCCGTCAACAACCGCACAATACTCTTCGGCCAGCGCTCCTCCTCCTATGCAGGCACAGGCTCCGGCAATGgcacaacaacaacaaatGCAGCAAAACTCAtccagctcgagctccCAAGTGGTGGGACTCCACTATAAAATCGGTAAGAAGATTGGTGAGGGATCTTTTGGTGTTATATTTGAGGGAACGAACTTAATCAACGGCATTCCAGTTGCGATCAAATTTGAACCTAGAAAAACCGAAGCTCCGCAACTCAGAGATGAGTACAGAACTTATAAGCATTTGAATGGAGTAAAAGGTATTCCAAGTGCATACTACTTTGGTCAAGAGGGACTACACAACATTCTGGTCAttgatcttcttggtcCATCTTTGGAGGACCTTTTCGATTGGTGCGGCCGCAAGTTTTCTGTCAAGACAGTTGTTCAGGTGGCTGTCCAAATGATTACTTTAATTCAAAGCGTCCATGAGCGAGATCTTATTTACAGAGACATCAAACCTGATAACTTTTTAATTGGAAGACATGGTCTTCCGGACGAAAATTCTGTTCACCTGGTGGATTTTGGCATGGCCAAGCAATACAGAGACCCAAGAACCAAGCAGCATATACCTTACCGGGAGAAAAAATCGCTGAGCGGAACAGCTAGATATATGTCTGTTAACACCCACTTGGGAAGAGAGCAATCTAGAAGAGACGATTTGGAAGCACTCGGACATGTGTTCTTCTACTTTCTCAGAGGGCAGCTACCATGGCAGGGACTCAAGGCGCCTACCAATAAACAGAAGTACGAAAAGATTGgtgagaagaagagaacAACACCAGTTCTGGACCTGTGCCACGGATTCCCACGCCAATTTGCTCAGTACTTGGACTATGTTAGAAACTTGCAATTTGATGCGGAACCTGATTACGAGGGATACAGGAGGCTCCTCTTGTCGGTTTTGGACGATATTGGTGATGTTGCTGATGGTCACTACGATTGGATGGATTTGAATGGCGGTCGTGGGTGGGATGCCACCATTAACAAGAAGCCAAACTTGCATGGGTACGGCCATCCTAACCCACCAGGAGACAGACACCGCCACAGCCAACAGAGAAGACCTAGAAATACACAGCAGCCGACCGGCTCTGGTGCCGCTGGTACGCAGGCTTTACCTTCCTCAGCGCTTCCTGGCCAAGTTTACAGAACGCACGATACACAATCCGGCGACAGACCTCTGCCAAACTTGCCAGACAAGAGTGGCAGGTTTTCTCCGGCAAACCAAGGCTCGCCTCTTGCTCAACAGCAAGGCCAACAGTATCAGTATCAAAACATACAACAACAGCCTCAGGCTATCAGTGAGCCTATCAAGACTCAACCCGGAGCGGGAAAACAGGAAACGGcatcgaaaaagagcagcaaggGATTCTTTGCCAAGCTGTTTGGGTGTTGCTTGTAGATGAGAAGGTGGGCCTAAGGGTGTACTTTCACTGTTTTTAAAAGTTTTATACTAGAGATCAAAAGTTTCACGTGACTAAACTTTGTACGTAAGTACTGAAAAATTGTTCATGGGCTTGTTCAAGATGTCAGCTTACTTGAAAGAAACGTACATTGCCCAATTGGCAGTCCAGAGAGCTACGCTTCTGACACAGAAGGTTGCTGCTGAGCACTTGAAAGGCGTTAGCAAAGAGGACCATTCTCCAGTTACGATCGGGGATTTTGGAGCCCAAGCAATAATCATCAATTCGATCCTAAAGAATTTCCCTGGCGATGAGGTTGTTGGGGAAGAGGACTCCCAAttgatcaaggagaaaaatcTTGGTGAGAACATTCTTTCTCAAGTTCAGTATGTTCAGGAGCAGGATTCCAGCAACAATGATTCTCTGGGCGTCATTGAGGACAGCAGCGCATTATGTGATATCATTGACAAGGGTCAATCCAAAGGTGGACGCAGCGGTCGCATTTGGGCTCTTGATCCAATAGATGGAACCAAGGGTTTTCTAAGAGGAGACCAATATGCCGTGTGTCTTGCATTGATGGTTGACGGTGTGGTCCAAGTTGGTGTTATTGGCTGTCCAAACCTTCCCCATGATTTAAACGACAGGAATTCACCTGTGGGAGGACTTTTTACCGCGGTCAGAGGCGCTGGGTCCTATTTCCAGGACCTCAAGTCCGATCTGGTATATCCTTTCACCAGAAGCATGAGAATTCAAGTAAATAATTCACTTCCTGTCGAACAGGCCAGAGTCCTAGAGGGTGTTGAAAAAGGACACTCTTCTCATGGTCTTCAAAAGTTGATCAAGCAGGCTCTCAATATACAAAGCAAGTCTGTGAACCTTGACTCACAAGTTAAATACTGTGCGCTGGCCAAAGGTGATGCCGAAATCTACTTGAGACTTCCTAAAGACCCAGCTTACCGTGAGAAGATTTGGGACCATGCGGCAGGCACTCTTTTGGTTCATGAGAGTGGTGGAAAAGTCACTGATATTTACGGTTCACCTCTAGATTTTAGCCATGGCAGAACATTGAACAGCCAAGGTGTCATAGCTGCTACTACCAACGTTCACGGCCATATTATTAAGGCCATTAAACAAATTATTGGTGAAAAGGGAGAAAAGTTGGAGGAATACTGTAAATAAACACGATGGCAGTGCCTCAATTCAAAGCGATTATTTAATATCTAGGTTTATTGTATACTGAGATAATTGGtaatgaaaaaaaatattaagATCAAATGTCACGTTCCAAGTTCGTATCTCTATTTAAAAGCTCGCCGCTATACGACTTTCTGATCCCCTTCCAACGAGCTCCAAACCAATGGGTTGCGCGCTATATCATAATCGTTTTCGCCATAATTGTGCGATGTGCAGTTGGTCTGGGACCTTACTCGGGACAAAACACACCTCCTATGTttggagattttgaagCTCAGCGACATTGGATGGAGATCACGACACAACTACCGATTTCGGAGTGGTATTTTTATGACCTTCAGTACTGGGGGTTGGATTATCCTCCTTTAACTGCCTTTCATTCTTGGCTTCTAGGAAAAATTGGCTCCTGGACAGATGTTTCGTGGTTCGCTCTTGATGTCTCAAGAGGACTCGAAACTGACGACTTAAAATCTTACATGAGAATTACAGCTCTCTTGAGTGAATTATTCATTTATATCCCGGCAGTGCTAATGTACACTAGATGGATGGGGAGGTATTACAACAAGGCTTCTCCTATTGACCAAACTATCATTGCGGCGGCCATCCTCTACCAGCCGTCTCTGATTATTATTGACCATGGCCATTTTCAATACAATTCTGTGATGCTTGGTCTATCTCTCTTTGCAATTGTCAACCTCTTGGAAAACAACTATGCTTTATGCTCGGTATTCTTTGTGTTGGCTCTTGGTTTCAAACAAATGGCACTCTATTACGCTccaattttctttttctaTCTTCTTAGTGTCTGCATTTTCCCGTTCTCCAAGATGAACCTTTTGAGACTGGTTTCCATTGGAGTCTCCGTGCTTTTCACGTTTGTGCTGATGTTTTTACCCTTCGTGTACAAGGGCGGATTCGGGCAAATCATACAAATACTTATCCGCGTGTTTCCATTCGATAGAGGCATTTTTGAAGATAAGGTGGCCAATTTTTGGTGCGCTTCAAACGTGATCGTTAAGTACAGAAAAATCTTCACTCAAGATCAGTTGAAGAAACTGTCTCTCCTGTTGACGTTGGCAGGAATCGCGCCCTCCTCCATCACCATTTTTATAAAGCCAAGCAAGAAATTATTTACCTGGTGCTTGGCATCCTGCTCACTGGCtttttatcttttttcatTCCAGGTGCATGAGAAATCGATTCTTCTGCCTCTGATGCCAATCACTCTTCTCCTCAACGAAGTTGATCCCGACGTCATATCTATGGTTTGTTGGATTGCCAACATTGCTTTGTTCTCCATGTGGCCGCTTCTCAAGCGAGACCAGTTGTCTCTTCAATATTTTGTTTTAGGGATTTTGAGCAACTGGCTCATGGGCAATTTGAGTTGGATCAGAATGTATTTGAGAATGGCTAAAATTCCCGTTCTTGCCAGGGAACTTGCAACGCCAGTGCTTCCTCACAACTTATTTTGGCGCTTTGTCATCATCAGTTCGTATACTCTGGCCACGTTACTACACATACTCGATTATTTTTTCGAGCCCCCAAAGCAGCTGCCACACCTTTGGGTGATCTCTAATGTCGTCCTATCTTTTGGCTGTTTCATGTTGTTTTGGTGTTGGACAAACTACAAAATCATCCAGAAAGCAACCTCCAAGGTTAAAGCCAATTAATAGATTCAAGTTATATCACTGGACTCTGCTAACATTTTTCCATGACCCAGTGGAAAATTTGACGGCATCTACGCACTCGGGTAGCTGTAATCCTTCTTTCAGCTTACGGTCGTGGGTGAAGAATCCCCATTGAGTTTCCCACTTACTGCCTTCCTCATGCCATATCTTTTTCCATGGCTCATCAAAGGCTTCGAAATAGTACCATGCGAATTCTTGGGTCTTGGGCGAACATGCCCATGATTCAAGGAATTGGTGcatttctttttttccgGCAACTGAAGCCATGTATTGTCCACCACCAGTTGGCCAGCCAACTTCAGTAACAACAACCTGAACTTCTGGCCGTATATTATGGACATATGGCAACACCTgttgctcaagaaaatcTATTGTCCATTGCACTCCTGCCTTTACTGCctctcctccaaaaaagGGATGAATATTGGCACCAATGAAGTCGCACGTTTCAACCATTTCACGTTTGACTTGGGATCCCAGCTCAGAGGTCCCAATTGGAATGTCTCCGTATCCAATGGACTTTGCATAAGTTCTAGCTTCTTCCACATACGAGATCAGCTCTCTCACAGTTTTGTCTTCCCTGAAAAGTACTTCATTTCCAATGATTATTGAGTTGAAATAGCGTTTCGGGAAATTGCTTAGCAACCACTTCATTTCATTCATCTGTTTCCAATTCGAATGGTCGTCTTCTCCAATCCAAACTCCAAGGGCAATTGTCATATTCAAGtcaagttcctgaaaaGCTTTGAGGATAAGTTCTGCCTGACGGCATTGCGTCCCATAGGTTCTTACCCTGGTTGTGACTCTCGACAATAGCGCAACATCCAATAAAACGTCTCTTTCTGTGACTTGACACATCGGCTCAATCACCCCTCTTGGGGCGTAAGATAGACCATAAAAGGATTGTTTTAATCTGTCGTCCTCCATCAGGGCCCTTATTTCGTAATCCCCTTGATATTTACTGCTGATACCTCGGAATGAGTTGATCATCGAGTTATTAAACAGAGTGTTATTATTTTGAGGGGTATTATTGGGAAGAGAAAAGCTGTCCAATAGCTTGCCACTGCTAAGATTGAAATCATTGAAAATGCTGGTAACTTCTGGATACCTCTCACGTTCATTCAATGCCTGAAAATATTGAGCCACTTGCTCTCGTCCGATTTTGGAAGGAGACCACGCTTTGATAGACACCAAAGTTGCATATATCAGTAAAAGGATGAAAagaaaggccaagaaaatcCCAATCCAGGGAGACATTGTCAGACGGTACTGATACACCGGCTCAAGTGTTGTCATTTTCTCGCGTTCTGCATCTTTGAACTCCACGGATTTCTTGCGGTCTTCAGAATGAACCATggtttttctcgtcgatcCTCCAGTGTATTTCCGCACGCTTGCTCTACTAAAGGAGAattctgattttgagcttttgaCACTGGTTCTTTCAAGTGCATCGACATCTCCGAAAGCCCATGGTTGAGACATAGATCCCTTTTTACTAGACATTCCTGTGATGGAGGCAGCAGAGTTCATGGCATTCTCGCCATCATTGCCGACGAAATGTCCATGTTCTTTGATTGTCCTGTATCTATTGTAGGAACGCAACGTTTCAGTTTCCACATCGGTCATAGTTTCTTTTTCATTTTGGCTCTTGATCGATGCCTCTATCTCGTTTGGCGATATATAACCAAACTTTTGAATCAGATTTTGCCCTTCAGACCAGTCACTTCGCCGGTCACCAGGGCTACCATTATCTGGGCTTCTTAGTTTGGGGATTGAAAGCTTGGAAGCTTGCTCACCTTTCAGGTCTGCCGAATCAAGGGTGCCCAGAACGCTAGCTGTCCTCCCTGAGTCTCCTTCTCTGACGATTTGTTCGTACGGATCAAACTGCGACAACAAGTTGGCTGGAGACGCGCTGGACAGATCAATAAGGTTTGAAGTCTCTCTGTGTTCCATTCTGCGGATTCCGATTGATTCGGGATCCAAAGAAGTGGATCTCTCGTCAGGATAACTGGAGTGAATTACCTGCGGCTCACTTGGTTGTATATTTCCTGAGTAAAATCGATCAACACTCTTGAGCCTTATAACCGCTGGCTCTGGAGAAGTAGCCAGCGGAGGGACAGGGAACTGCATCGTGTTTCTTCTCAGCTTAATATCTTTCTCTGGATCATCTTGATATGCGCCAGACTGGGGAGTCTTTTTGCCTTCCTTGGGAGAACTTAACTCTCTCGCATTTGTTATCTCTCTCTGAGCCTCTATTGCAGAGGCACTGTTGACCTTTCTGTTTGAAATGAGAGTCATCAAGGAAGTGGATAAGTTCAAATACtttttttatatttctTAGCGCCTCGAATTAGGGATACTTTCATATCCCTGGAAATGAATGTATTTTGAACAAAGATAAATATTATTTAAATAAATGCTATGCCATCAAAGTCATTGGAAACTGTAGCAGGAAGATCAGAGCCATAAATCCCACATGAGCGCTCAGCAAGAGCTTTTGACCCTGCAAGATCACAGTCCACTATAGCCATCGCACGGCCCTGTAGTCTTGTTACCATTAGATTGGAGTATTCGGTGAACAAACCATTGAACTCCATTAGCAAGCTTTCAGGAATTCCAAAAGCATACCTCGATTGATCTTTTGGCTCGTTCAAAGAGTCCAATATTGTAAACAATCTCTTGAAATCTGTCATATCATCGTATCCCAAAAAGGCAAGTGATAGATGATTCAGGAGCTGATATAATAAATCAGAGCATTGTCTCCAAGAATCCTCGTTCATTGTCTTATAAGCCCCCATCTCAGAACACAGCGTGATTAGTCTGACTAGAGTCCAGACATCTGCCTGAGAAAACGATCTACGTTTCTTCACGGCAAGGAGGATTATTTGCAACCAGTTTTGAAGATGAATCCAATGGGATTTGTCCGAAGGAATTTGGTTCAAATGTAGGGAGACAATGGTCAAAAGGGAGTAGAACACCGATTTGTGAAGTGGATTGACTTCCAAAATTGGCAATTCATCAACATCTGCAACCACGTCATCctggaaaagctcaagCCTGTAATTGATCAACGAATTAATATATTCGCTCTCTAGAAGGATCATAAGATCTGTCATACTGTCTGTTGATTCGAAGCGTTCGTTAAGTGGCGCTTGGACGTCTTCTATTGCCAGTTCATGCCTCAAGTCAATGAATTCTGGCACTGTCTGTAAAACAGAGCTTGCCACAGTATTGAGATACCGGACCAACGTAACGAAATCCTCCTTaggtttttcaaacttcCCCTGCACGATAGATCTCTTATAGACGTCAC from Ogataea parapolymorpha DL-1 chromosome VI, whole genome shotgun sequence encodes:
- a CDS encoding casein kinase i isoform gamma-1 translates to MSTRPNHSSPAAAAALAASNNMTNANGYQQNPSTTAQYSSASAPPPMQAQAPAMAQQQQMQQNSSSSSSQVVGLHYKIGKKIGEGSFGVIFEGTNLINGIPVAIKFEPRKTEAPQLRDEYRTYKHLNGVKGIPSAYYFGQEGLHNILVIDLLGPSLEDLFDWCGRKFSVKTVVQVAVQMITLIQSVHERDLIYRDIKPDNFLIGRHGLPDENSVHLVDFGMAKQYRDPRTKQHIPYREKKSLSGTARYMSVNTHLGREQSRRDDLEALGHVFFYFLRGQLPWQGLKAPTNKQKYEKIGEKKRTTPVLDLCHGFPRQFAQYLDYVRNLQFDAEPDYEGYRRLLLSVLDDIGDVADGHYDWMDLNGGRGWDATINKKPNLHGYGHPNPPGDRHRHSQQRRPRNTQQPTGSGAAGTQALPSSALPGQVYRTHDTQSGDRPLPNLPDKSGRFSPANQGSPLAQQQGQQYQYQNIQQQPQAISEPIKTQPGAGKQETASKKSSKGFFAKLFGCCL
- a CDS encoding 3'(2'),5'-bisphosphate nucleotidase 2 encodes the protein MGLFKMSAYLKETYIAQLAVQRATLLTQKVAAEHLKGVSKEDHSPVTIGDFGAQAIIINSILKNFPGDEVVGEEDSQLIKEKNLGENILSQVQYVQEQDSSNNDSLGVIEDSSALCDIIDKGQSKGGRSGRIWALDPIDGTKGFLRGDQYAVCLALMVDGVVQVGVIGCPNLPHDLNDRNSPVGGLFTAVRGAGSYFQDLKSDLVYPFTRSMRIQVNNSLPVEQARVLEGVEKGHSSHGLQKLIKQALNIQSKSVNLDSQVKYCALAKGDAEIYLRLPKDPAYREKIWDHAAGTLLVHESGGKVTDIYGSPLDFSHGRTLNSQGVIAATTNVHGHIIKAIKQIIGEKGEKLEEYCK
- a CDS encoding Dolichyl pyrophosphate Man9GlcNAc2 alpha-1,3-glucosyltransferase, which produces MRITALLSELFIYIPAVLMYTRWMGRYYNKASPIDQTIIAAAILYQPSLIIIDHGHFQYNSVMLGLSLFAIVNLLENNYALCSVFFVLALGFKQMALYYAPIFFFYLLSVCIFPFSKMNLLRLVSIGVSVLFTFVLMFLPFVYKGGFGQIIQILIRVFPFDRGIFEDKVANFWCASNVIVKYRKIFTQDQLKKLSLLLTLAGIAPSSITIFIKPSKKLFTWCLASCSLAFYLFSFQVHEKSILLPLMPITLLLNEVDPDVISMVCWIANIALFSMWPLLKRDQLSLQYFVLGILSNWLMGNLSWIRMYLRMAKIPVLARELATPVLPHNLFWRFVIISSYTLATLLHILDYFFEPPKQLPHLWVISNVVLSFGCFMLFWCWTNYKIIQKATSKVKAN